A genomic region of Brevibacillus sp. JNUCC-41 contains the following coding sequences:
- the zapA gene encoding cell division protein ZapA, translating to MSDDKRNKTTVDIYGQPYTIVGTESASHMRLVASMVDEKMREIRMKNPYLDTSKLAVLTAVNTIHEYIKLKDELDQLQLELKREKD from the coding sequence TTGTCAGACGATAAACGAAATAAAACAACAGTTGATATATACGGACAACCATATACAATCGTCGGCACAGAAAGCGCAAGTCATATGCGCCTGGTCGCTTCGATGGTTGACGAAAAAATGAGAGAGATCAGGATGAAAAATCCATACTTGGATACAAGCAAGCTAGCGGTGCTAACGGCCGTGAATACCATCCACGAATATATTAAATTAAAAGATGAACTAGACCAGCTTCAACTGGAATTAAAGAGAGAGAAGGACTGA